Proteins encoded in a region of the Stieleria neptunia genome:
- a CDS encoding isochorismatase family protein, protein MPHQLSTRRLFAERSAVLVIDFQEKLVPVVPSGEDAVQFTESLLAAAELLEIPSAATVQYPKGLGGLVEPLDGRFPNAEEKLDFSSAVCRRELDAWIAAGRDQILICGIETHVCVLQTVLDLVEEGLHPVVVAEAVAARGGWEHELAIEQMRSLGVTITSLESVLFQWLGTADHPQFKAISRIVKGL, encoded by the coding sequence ATGCCGCACCAGTTGTCCACGCGCCGATTGTTTGCCGAACGTTCGGCCGTGTTGGTGATCGATTTTCAAGAGAAACTGGTTCCGGTCGTCCCCTCCGGTGAGGACGCGGTGCAGTTCACCGAGTCGTTGCTGGCAGCGGCGGAGTTGTTGGAGATTCCCTCGGCGGCGACCGTGCAATACCCAAAAGGGCTTGGCGGATTGGTCGAGCCGCTCGATGGCCGGTTTCCCAACGCCGAAGAGAAGCTGGATTTCTCGTCCGCGGTTTGCCGCCGCGAGCTGGACGCGTGGATTGCCGCCGGACGCGACCAGATTCTGATCTGCGGGATCGAAACCCACGTCTGCGTCTTGCAGACGGTGCTGGATCTGGTCGAAGAAGGGCTGCATCCGGTCGTTGTCGCCGAGGCGGTTGCGGCGCGCGGGGGATGGGAACATGAACTGGCGATCGAGCAGATGCGTTCGCTGGGCGTGACGATCACCAGTTTAGAATCGGTCCTGTTCCAGTGGCTCGGCACCGCCGATCATCCCCAATTCAAAGCGATCAGCCGGATCGTGAAAGGGTTGTAG
- a CDS encoding FmdB family zinc ribbon protein, which yields MPTYDYECGACGHEMELFQGINDPVKKKCPECGKLKLKRLFGSGAAIVFKGSGFYQTDYRSEGYKKAAKADKKSTESKSESKSGDSKSKPSGKSKSGD from the coding sequence ATGCCGACCTATGACTACGAATGCGGTGCCTGCGGACACGAAATGGAACTGTTCCAAGGCATCAACGATCCGGTCAAGAAGAAGTGCCCGGAGTGCGGTAAATTGAAACTGAAGCGGTTGTTCGGCAGCGGTGCCGCGATCGTGTTCAAGGGCAGCGGTTTTTATCAAACCGATTATCGCAGCGAGGGCTACAAGAAGGCTGCCAAGGCGGACAAGAAGTCGACCGAGTCGAAGTCCGAGTCCAAGTCCGGCGATTCGAAATCCAAGCCGAGTGGCAAGTCGAAATCGGGCGACTGA
- the groL gene encoding chaperonin GroEL (60 kDa chaperone family; promotes refolding of misfolded polypeptides especially under stressful conditions; forms two stacked rings of heptamers to form a barrel-shaped 14mer; ends can be capped by GroES; misfolded proteins enter the barrel where they are refolded when GroES binds) codes for MAKQLLFEDHARARMLAGIDKLADAVAVTMGPTGRNVIIDKSFGGPTVTKDGVTVAKEIELEDRFENMGAKLVIEVAQKTSDLAGDGTTTATVLARAIFKEGLRNIVAGSNPAAIRRGIDKAVQAACDQLHEIGRPVQDKAEVANVGAISANNDNEIGSLLADALERVGKDGVITVEEGKSRTTEVNYVDGMQFDKGYISPYFITDPGTMEANLENALVLLYEKKISNIRDLVPLLEKTAQTGQPLLIISEDVDAEALTLLVVNKLRGTLNVCAVKAPGFGDRRKAMLGDIATLTGGTLISEDLGIQLENVTLEQLGRAKNVTVDKGSTTIIEGGGKRSDIDQRVAQIRAQIEQTDSDYDKEKYQERLAKLAGGVAVVSVGAETEAEMKQTKARLEDALHATRAAVEEGILPGGGVALVRCAEAVQAAKSKAKGDEKIGVEIVLHALSAPMKQIADNGGIDGSVVVDEVSQKDINIGYNAHTGQYGDMYKAGVIDPVKVVRTALTNAGSIAGLLLTTEALVTNFEQEDKDRLPVEGVVA; via the coding sequence GTGGCTAAACAACTCCTATTCGAAGACCACGCACGCGCACGCATGCTGGCCGGCATTGACAAACTGGCCGACGCCGTCGCGGTGACGATGGGCCCGACCGGCCGCAACGTCATCATCGACAAATCGTTCGGCGGACCGACCGTGACCAAAGATGGTGTCACGGTGGCAAAAGAAATCGAACTCGAAGACCGTTTCGAGAACATGGGTGCGAAGCTGGTCATCGAAGTCGCTCAGAAAACGAGTGACTTGGCCGGTGACGGCACGACCACCGCGACCGTGCTCGCCCGGGCCATCTTCAAAGAAGGCCTTCGCAACATCGTCGCGGGAAGCAATCCCGCCGCGATCCGTCGTGGGATCGATAAAGCCGTCCAAGCGGCTTGCGACCAGTTGCACGAAATCGGCCGTCCGGTTCAGGACAAGGCGGAAGTCGCCAACGTCGGCGCGATCAGTGCCAACAACGACAACGAGATCGGCAGTCTGTTGGCCGACGCGCTCGAACGCGTCGGGAAAGACGGTGTGATCACGGTCGAAGAAGGCAAATCGCGAACGACCGAAGTCAACTATGTCGACGGGATGCAGTTCGACAAGGGATACATTTCCCCGTACTTCATCACCGATCCCGGCACGATGGAAGCGAACCTGGAAAACGCGTTGGTGCTGCTGTATGAAAAGAAAATCAGCAACATCCGCGACCTGGTTCCGTTGCTGGAGAAAACGGCTCAAACCGGCCAGCCGTTGTTGATCATTTCCGAAGACGTCGACGCCGAAGCATTGACGTTGCTGGTGGTCAACAAGCTGCGTGGCACGTTGAACGTCTGTGCCGTCAAGGCACCCGGGTTTGGCGATCGCCGCAAGGCGATGCTGGGTGACATCGCGACGCTGACCGGCGGAACGTTGATCAGCGAAGACCTCGGGATTCAGCTGGAAAACGTCACGCTGGAACAACTCGGTCGCGCCAAGAACGTGACGGTCGACAAGGGCAGCACCACGATCATCGAAGGCGGCGGAAAACGCAGCGACATCGATCAGCGTGTGGCCCAAATTCGGGCTCAAATCGAGCAGACCGACAGCGATTACGACAAAGAAAAGTACCAAGAGCGATTGGCCAAGCTGGCCGGTGGCGTTGCGGTTGTCAGCGTCGGTGCCGAGACCGAAGCCGAGATGAAGCAAACCAAGGCGCGTTTGGAAGACGCCTTGCACGCGACTCGTGCGGCCGTCGAAGAAGGCATTCTGCCCGGCGGCGGCGTCGCCTTGGTGCGTTGTGCCGAAGCGGTCCAGGCGGCCAAGTCGAAGGCCAAGGGCGACGAGAAGATCGGCGTCGAAATCGTGCTCCATGCACTCAGCGCCCCGATGAAGCAAATCGCCGACAACGGCGGGATCGACGGAAGCGTGGTGGTCGATGAGGTGAGCCAAAAGGACATCAACATCGGGTACAACGCCCACACCGGTCAGTACGGCGACATGTACAAAGCCGGCGTCATCGACCCGGTCAAAGTGGTGCGAACGGCGTTGACCAACGCCGGCAGCATCGCCGGTTTGTTGCTGACGACCGAAGCACTGGTCACGAACTTTGAACAGGAAGACAAAGACCGACTTCCTGTCGAAGGCGTGGTCGCGTAG
- the groL gene encoding chaperonin GroEL (60 kDa chaperone family; promotes refolding of misfolded polypeptides especially under stressful conditions; forms two stacked rings of heptamers to form a barrel-shaped 14mer; ends can be capped by GroES; misfolded proteins enter the barrel where they are refolded when GroES binds) — MAKQIVFDDDARGPLLAGVSKLARAVKSTLGPRGRNAVLDKGWGSPKVTKDGVTVAEDIELDDPFENLGAQLVKEAASKTNDVAGDGTTTATVLAEAIFREGLKMVATGADPMALSRGISKGVEAAAAQIKKLAKPVNEKSKSEIKQIATIAGNNDPTIGDVLANAFTKVGKNGVITVEEGRSNETYVDIVEGMQFDRGFLSPHFVTNQDEVSVELEDCYVLLFEEKISNNKKMIPLLEAISKEKKPLLVIAEDVEGEALATLVVNKMRGIISAAAVKAPGYGDRRKAILGDIAALTGGKAIFKDLGIDLESVKLSDLGRAKKIRITSDATTMVGGAGKKSDIDGRVEQIRREIEQTDSDYDREKLQERLAKLAGGVAQINVGAATETEMKERKALIDDARAATQAALEEGIVPGGGTTLLRCRAAVEKLEKSIEGDESLGVRIIRNVLDQPLRAIANNAGLDGAVVVNRVLQLKGKTEGYDANAEKYCDLLDAGIVDPAKVVRTSLANAASVAALLLTTESLVTEIPVEEEEGGGDHHHDHGMGGGMPGMGGMGGGMPGMGGMGGMGGMPGMM; from the coding sequence GTGGCAAAGCAAATCGTTTTCGACGACGACGCCCGCGGGCCACTGTTGGCCGGCGTCAGTAAACTGGCGCGAGCCGTCAAGAGCACGCTCGGTCCACGCGGCCGGAACGCGGTGCTCGACAAAGGCTGGGGATCGCCCAAAGTGACCAAAGACGGTGTGACCGTCGCCGAAGATATCGAGTTGGATGACCCCTTCGAAAACTTGGGGGCGCAGCTGGTCAAAGAGGCTGCCAGCAAGACCAACGATGTCGCCGGTGACGGGACCACGACTGCGACCGTGTTGGCCGAAGCGATCTTTCGCGAAGGGCTGAAGATGGTCGCCACCGGCGCCGATCCGATGGCTCTCTCGCGTGGGATCAGCAAGGGTGTGGAGGCTGCGGCGGCGCAAATCAAAAAGCTCGCCAAGCCCGTCAATGAAAAGAGCAAGAGTGAGATCAAGCAGATCGCCACGATCGCCGGGAACAACGACCCGACCATCGGTGACGTCCTCGCCAACGCCTTCACCAAGGTCGGCAAGAACGGTGTCATCACCGTCGAAGAAGGCCGCTCGAACGAAACCTATGTCGACATCGTCGAGGGCATGCAGTTCGATCGCGGCTTCCTGTCGCCGCACTTCGTCACCAACCAGGACGAAGTGTCGGTCGAGTTGGAAGACTGCTACGTGTTGTTGTTTGAAGAGAAGATCAGCAACAACAAAAAAATGATTCCGCTGTTGGAAGCGATCAGCAAGGAAAAGAAACCCTTGCTGGTGATCGCCGAAGACGTCGAAGGCGAAGCGTTGGCGACGTTGGTCGTCAACAAGATGCGCGGTATCATCTCGGCCGCTGCCGTCAAGGCACCCGGTTACGGCGACCGTCGCAAAGCCATCTTGGGCGACATCGCGGCGTTGACCGGCGGCAAAGCGATCTTCAAGGATCTCGGAATCGACCTGGAAAGCGTCAAACTGTCCGATCTGGGGCGTGCCAAAAAGATCCGCATCACCAGCGACGCGACCACCATGGTCGGTGGCGCCGGCAAGAAGTCGGACATCGATGGACGCGTCGAGCAAATCCGACGTGAGATCGAGCAAACCGACAGCGACTACGATCGCGAGAAACTGCAAGAGCGTTTGGCCAAGCTGGCCGGCGGTGTGGCCCAGATCAACGTCGGTGCCGCAACCGAAACGGAAATGAAAGAACGCAAGGCGCTGATCGACGACGCCCGCGCGGCAACCCAAGCGGCTCTCGAAGAAGGCATCGTTCCCGGCGGCGGCACGACCCTGCTGCGGTGCCGAGCCGCGGTGGAAAAGCTCGAGAAATCGATCGAAGGCGACGAGTCGCTCGGCGTTCGGATCATCCGCAACGTGCTCGACCAACCGCTGCGTGCGATCGCCAACAACGCCGGACTCGACGGAGCCGTCGTGGTCAATCGCGTCTTGCAACTCAAGGGCAAGACCGAAGGCTATGACGCCAACGCGGAAAAGTATTGCGACCTGTTGGACGCCGGGATCGTCGATCCGGCCAAGGTGGTACGGACGTCACTGGCCAATGCGGCCAGCGTCGCCGCACTGTTGCTGACGACCGAGTCGCTGGTCACCGAAATCCCCGTCGAAGAAGAAGAAGGCGGTGGCGACCATCACCATGATCACGGCATGGGCGGCGGAATGCCGGGCATGGGCGGCATGGGTGGCGGAATGCCGGGTATGGGTGGCATGGGCGGTATGGGTGGCATGCCGGGCATGATGTAA
- the grpE gene encoding nucleotide exchange factor GrpE, whose protein sequence is MNTDGKTELENDIPSSEDVSAAEQQTTDEAFLDESVADAPPTRDEEMEQLRTAAAEADKRVLQAQAEAENFRKRMRRDFEDQVKFASTDLIVDLLQVRDNLSRAIDAAQSGEQGSGLLEGVAMVIKQMDDVLGKHGVVQIPAEGEVFDPNVHEAISQIPSDVESGKVAHVAVCGFKLHDRVIRPSQVVVSTGPA, encoded by the coding sequence ATGAATACTGACGGAAAGACAGAACTGGAAAACGACATCCCGTCCAGTGAAGACGTCTCGGCAGCCGAGCAGCAAACGACCGACGAAGCGTTTCTCGATGAGTCGGTCGCCGATGCGCCGCCGACGCGCGATGAGGAAATGGAGCAGTTGCGAACGGCCGCCGCCGAAGCCGACAAGCGTGTCTTGCAGGCTCAAGCCGAAGCCGAAAATTTCCGCAAGCGGATGCGGCGGGATTTCGAAGATCAGGTCAAATTCGCCTCCACCGATTTGATCGTCGACCTGTTGCAGGTCCGCGATAACTTGAGCCGTGCGATCGACGCGGCACAGTCGGGCGAGCAAGGCAGCGGCTTGTTGGAGGGCGTTGCCATGGTGATCAAGCAGATGGATGACGTGCTCGGCAAGCACGGCGTCGTCCAAATCCCGGCCGAAGGCGAAGTCTTTGACCCGAATGTACACGAAGCGATTTCGCAGATCCCCAGCGACGTCGAAAGCGGCAAAGTGGCACACGTGGCCGTTTGTGGATTCAAACTGCACGATCGCGTGATCCGGCCCAGCCAAGTCGTCGTCAGCACCGGCCCCGCCTAA
- the groES gene encoding co-chaperone GroES: protein MAKPKLRPLDDRVVVQPVEAETTTAGGIVLPDSAKEKPQRGTIVAVGPGKLLESGSRGTLSVDVGDTVIYGKYGGSDIEVDGQEMKILRESDILAKVL, encoded by the coding sequence ATGGCAAAACCAAAACTGCGTCCGCTCGATGACCGAGTCGTTGTTCAACCCGTCGAAGCTGAAACGACCACCGCCGGTGGAATCGTGCTTCCCGATTCGGCCAAGGAAAAGCCGCAACGCGGCACGATCGTCGCCGTCGGCCCCGGCAAGCTGCTCGAAAGCGGCAGCCGCGGCACGCTCAGCGTCGACGTCGGCGACACGGTGATCTACGGAAAGTACGGCGGAAGCGACATCGAGGTCGATGGACAAGAGATGAAGATCCTTCGCGAGAGCGACATCCTGGCAAAGGTCCTGTAG
- a CDS encoding tetratricopeptide repeat protein has product MSSVASGTASAVPRKKYVRAVGPRLRKLLYFIFVLVALLFANSGYLAIVTLMEWLRDETYQDFYYQYMFLAHLVLGLILILPLVIFGFVHLWNTKNRRNRRAVRIGYALFAASLLILATGLLLVRIGGFDLKQPVARNTVYWLHVACPLAAVWLYWLHRLAGPRIKWRIGMTFAGVAGVAIAAMVVLQMQDPRQWNAVGPESGTQYFEPSLARTASGNFIPADALMNDEYCLKCHADIHKDWSDSVHRFSSFNNPPYFASVSETREVSLERDGSVQASRWCAGCHDPVPFFSGAFDDPKFDMLEHKTASAGITCTSCHAITNVNSVRGNADYTIEEPLHYPFANSDNAALQWINNQLVKAKPSFHKKTFLKPFHKTAEFCSTCHKVHLPEALNHYKEFLRGQNHYDPYLFSGVSGHGARSFYYPPKAVDNCSKCHMPLVASDDFGAKMFDDATELSVHDHLFPSANTGIAWLRDRDDIIVAHQEYLKDVMRVDIFGIREEGEIDGKLTAPLRPEVPALKPGETYLLETVIRTLKLGHLFSQGTVDSNEIWLDVTVTSGDRVIGRSGAINPQNYNEVDPWSHFVNVFMLDKDGNRIDRRNPQNIFTPLYNHQIPPGAGQTVHYGLTIPDDVTAPINVELKLQYRKFDQRYMDFVAKKNEQFGRIIRGHQPGQEYTNELPITTLAVDSIVFPVDGIDQDVENAPRDIPDWQRWNDYGIGLLLKGKAELRQAEEAFTEVEKLDRYDGPMNLARVLNLEGRLDEAVEALNRAESYSDTEGFPRWTWAWLSGVVNSQQGRLVEAEQNLRSVLEDNTEDMRRRGFDFSLDIEVINTLGQTLFDQGRTFDRQEGVRASLGEGEAVEESERIYREGIAKFEKILEVDPENVTALYNLQQLYEALGDTKMTALYHYKEAIERFKTTLQIDPENVTAHHNLQLLYETVGGTENATLHRELHLRYKPDDNAQGRAIRLAREKYPAANHAAEKVVIYSLDRHLNQPESDETKAITRQEEKEATDVTSAGGRD; this is encoded by the coding sequence ATGTCATCCGTTGCTTCGGGCACCGCCTCCGCGGTGCCGCGCAAGAAGTACGTCCGCGCCGTCGGCCCACGTCTTCGGAAGTTGCTTTATTTTATTTTTGTTCTTGTTGCTCTGCTGTTCGCCAACTCCGGTTATCTGGCCATCGTCACGTTGATGGAGTGGTTGCGCGACGAAACCTACCAGGATTTCTATTACCAATACATGTTCCTGGCCCATTTGGTGCTGGGGCTGATCTTGATTTTGCCGCTGGTGATTTTTGGGTTCGTGCACCTGTGGAACACCAAGAACCGCCGCAACCGACGGGCGGTGCGGATCGGCTATGCCTTGTTTGCCGCCAGCTTATTGATTCTCGCGACGGGACTGTTGCTGGTGCGGATCGGCGGGTTCGATCTCAAGCAACCCGTCGCCCGCAACACCGTGTATTGGTTGCACGTGGCATGCCCGTTGGCGGCCGTTTGGCTGTACTGGTTGCATCGGCTGGCCGGGCCACGGATCAAATGGCGGATCGGAATGACGTTTGCCGGTGTCGCCGGTGTCGCGATCGCGGCGATGGTGGTGTTGCAAATGCAGGACCCGCGACAGTGGAATGCCGTCGGACCGGAATCGGGAACGCAGTACTTTGAACCTTCGTTGGCGCGGACGGCCAGCGGCAACTTCATTCCCGCCGACGCGTTGATGAATGATGAGTATTGTTTGAAGTGTCATGCCGATATTCACAAGGACTGGAGCGACAGCGTTCACCGTTTCAGTTCCTTCAATAACCCGCCCTATTTCGCCAGTGTCAGTGAGACGCGGGAGGTGTCGCTGGAACGCGACGGATCGGTCCAGGCGTCCAGGTGGTGCGCCGGATGTCACGACCCGGTGCCGTTTTTCTCGGGCGCGTTTGACGACCCGAAGTTCGACATGTTGGAACACAAGACCGCCAGCGCCGGGATCACCTGCACGTCCTGTCACGCGATCACGAATGTCAACAGCGTGCGTGGCAATGCGGACTACACGATCGAGGAACCGCTGCATTATCCCTTTGCCAATAGCGACAATGCAGCGTTGCAGTGGATCAACAACCAGCTGGTCAAAGCCAAGCCGTCGTTTCACAAGAAGACGTTTCTAAAACCGTTCCACAAGACGGCTGAGTTCTGTTCGACGTGCCACAAGGTGCACTTGCCCGAGGCGCTCAATCACTACAAGGAATTTTTGCGCGGCCAAAACCACTACGATCCCTATCTCTTCAGCGGCGTCTCCGGCCACGGGGCGCGAAGTTTTTATTACCCGCCCAAAGCCGTGGACAATTGCAGCAAGTGTCACATGCCGTTGGTCGCCTCGGACGATTTTGGTGCCAAGATGTTTGATGACGCGACGGAGCTGAGTGTCCACGATCACCTGTTCCCATCGGCCAATACGGGGATCGCGTGGTTGCGCGATCGCGACGACATCATCGTCGCGCACCAAGAGTACTTGAAGGACGTGATGCGGGTCGACATTTTCGGGATCCGCGAGGAAGGGGAAATCGACGGAAAACTGACGGCGCCGTTGCGTCCCGAAGTGCCTGCGTTGAAGCCGGGCGAAACCTATTTGCTGGAAACGGTGATCCGAACCTTAAAACTGGGACACCTCTTCTCGCAGGGCACGGTGGATTCCAATGAGATCTGGCTGGACGTGACGGTGACCAGCGGCGATCGAGTGATCGGGCGTAGTGGAGCGATCAATCCACAGAATTACAACGAAGTGGATCCCTGGTCGCACTTTGTCAACGTGTTCATGTTGGACAAAGACGGCAACCGCATCGATCGGCGAAATCCGCAGAACATTTTCACGCCCTTGTACAACCATCAAATTCCGCCGGGTGCGGGACAGACGGTGCACTATGGGCTGACGATTCCAGATGACGTCACCGCGCCGATCAACGTCGAGTTGAAACTGCAGTACCGAAAGTTTGATCAACGGTACATGGACTTTGTGGCGAAGAAGAATGAGCAGTTCGGTCGGATCATTCGTGGCCACCAGCCGGGCCAGGAGTACACCAACGAGCTGCCGATCACCACGCTGGCGGTGGATTCGATCGTCTTTCCGGTCGACGGGATCGACCAGGACGTGGAAAACGCACCGCGTGACATCCCCGATTGGCAACGCTGGAACGACTATGGCATCGGTCTGTTATTGAAAGGCAAAGCGGAATTGCGTCAGGCCGAAGAGGCGTTCACCGAAGTCGAAAAGCTGGACCGTTATGACGGCCCGATGAACCTGGCCCGCGTGCTGAACTTGGAAGGGCGTTTGGACGAAGCCGTCGAAGCGCTCAACCGGGCCGAGAGCTACAGTGACACCGAGGGATTCCCACGTTGGACGTGGGCCTGGTTGTCCGGTGTGGTCAACTCGCAGCAAGGCCGACTCGTCGAAGCCGAGCAGAACTTGCGGAGCGTATTGGAAGACAACACCGAGGACATGCGACGTCGCGGATTTGATTTCAGTTTGGACATTGAAGTCATCAACACGTTGGGACAAACATTGTTCGATCAGGGGCGTACTTTTGATCGCCAGGAGGGTGTCCGTGCGTCCCTGGGGGAAGGCGAAGCAGTCGAGGAAAGCGAACGCATCTATAGGGAAGGGATTGCAAAGTTCGAGAAGATACTGGAAGTCGATCCCGAAAACGTGACGGCACTCTACAATTTGCAGCAGTTGTATGAGGCGTTGGGGGACACGAAAATGACAGCTCTATATCACTACAAGGAAGCGATTGAAAGGTTCAAAACGACCTTGCAAATCGATCCCGAAAACGTGACGGCACACCACAATTTGCAGCTGTTGTATGAGACGGTGGGGGGCACGGAGAACGCGACCTTACACCGCGAACTGCATCTTCGGTACAAGCCGGATGACAATGCCCAGGGCCGTGCCATCCGGCTGGCCCGCGAAAAGTATCCCGCGGCGAATCACGCGGCCGAGAAGGTCGTGATCTACTCGCTCGATCGCCATCTAAACCAACCCGAATCCGATGAAACGAAAGCGATTACCCGTCAAGAAGAAAAGGAGGCCACCGATGTCACATCCGCAGGCGGTAGAGATTGA
- the dnaJ gene encoding molecular chaperone DnaJ — translation MSEKQCYYEILGVDRGAGKTEIDRAYRKLAIRYHPDSSKAEDAVERFKEASEAYEVLSDADKRARYDRFGHAGVDGAQSQFNDVEDIFEAFGEMFGGGGMFGDLFGGRGGGGGRRRRARRGADIRCNVTLTLDEAAKGVSKDLSFRRNVGCKTCAGSGAAPGSQPETCATCGGRGQVVQSAGILRVQTACPHCGGAGQQISQPCSDCHGSGLQSEKAELTVEIPAGVDDGMRVRVQGEGEASPDGGPPGDCYCFITVKEHELFKRDGSSLILQLPISYSQAALGAEIEIPTLDGPEKLRIEPGTQNGEVFTVRGKGVVDPRGGRVGDLLVQVFIEVPKHLSAEQEELLRKLADLDSESVLPHRKTFLEKVADLF, via the coding sequence ATGAGCGAAAAGCAATGTTATTACGAAATCCTTGGTGTCGACCGGGGTGCTGGCAAAACCGAGATCGATCGCGCCTATCGAAAGCTGGCGATCAGGTACCATCCCGATAGCAGTAAAGCCGAAGACGCCGTCGAGCGTTTTAAAGAGGCATCGGAGGCTTACGAGGTCTTGAGTGATGCCGACAAACGCGCTCGCTATGACCGTTTCGGGCACGCCGGCGTGGATGGGGCGCAGAGCCAGTTTAACGACGTCGAGGACATCTTCGAAGCCTTCGGAGAGATGTTCGGTGGCGGCGGCATGTTCGGCGATTTGTTCGGCGGACGCGGCGGCGGCGGTGGCCGGCGGCGGCGAGCACGGCGCGGTGCCGACATCCGCTGCAACGTCACGTTGACCTTGGATGAAGCCGCCAAGGGCGTCAGCAAAGATCTCTCGTTTCGTCGCAACGTCGGTTGCAAGACCTGTGCCGGCAGCGGTGCAGCCCCCGGCAGTCAGCCAGAGACCTGTGCGACCTGCGGTGGACGCGGGCAAGTGGTGCAGTCGGCCGGGATTCTGCGGGTGCAAACCGCCTGTCCCCATTGCGGCGGTGCCGGGCAACAGATCAGCCAACCCTGTAGCGATTGTCACGGCAGCGGATTGCAGTCCGAGAAGGCCGAACTGACGGTCGAGATTCCCGCCGGTGTCGACGACGGGATGCGGGTGCGTGTGCAAGGTGAAGGCGAAGCGAGTCCCGACGGCGGCCCGCCCGGGGATTGCTATTGTTTTATCACCGTCAAAGAGCACGAGCTGTTCAAACGCGACGGCAGCAGTTTGATCCTGCAGCTGCCGATCTCCTACAGCCAGGCCGCCCTGGGCGCCGAGATCGAGATCCCGACGCTCGATGGCCCTGAGAAATTGCGGATCGAGCCGGGCACGCAGAACGGCGAAGTGTTCACCGTTCGCGGCAAGGGCGTGGTCGATCCCCGCGGCGGCCGAGTCGGCGATTTGTTGGTGCAGGTCTTCATCGAGGTCCCCAAGCACCTGTCCGCAGAGCAGGAAGAGCTGTTGCGGAAACTGGCCGATCTGGATTCCGAATCCGTGTTGCCGCATCGGAAAACATTTCTCGAAAAGGTAGCGGACCTGTTTTAG